Proteins from a single region of Lates calcarifer isolate ASB-BC8 linkage group LG19, TLL_Latcal_v3, whole genome shotgun sequence:
- the cln8 gene encoding protein CLN8 — protein MDPDQQTSPLPQPSAEYFQWDYRLQLIGLGFGFYTAIFLLSHLLSVALSRTYNSLLAKEKVFWNLAATRAVFGIQSTVAGLRALTEDSVLSRDRVTGQEDWSWFNVLTATGFFMFENVALHTSSMVFWSFDLPLATHHFFALSGYAGAVVWDSLGHFLPMVTLLLEMSTPFTCISWMLLKAGWARTLIWRANQWVMIHMFHCRMVLTYYMWWVTLTHWGEISTHVPLPQRLLFFTGLALLTVIINPIWTHKKTMQLLNPVDWNFGSKPAPLNGAVEGQSVKPHGN, from the exons ATGGATCCTGACCAGCAGACCAGCCCTCTTCCCCAGCCCAGCGCTGAATATTTTCAGTGGGACTATCGCCTCCAGCTTATTGGCCTTGGATTTGGCTTCTATACAGCAatattcctcctctctcaccttctgtctgtggctctgtcACGCACCTACAACTCCCTATTAGCTAAGGAGAAAGTTTTCTGGAACCTTGCAGCCACTCGGGCAGTATTCGGCATCCAGAGTACTGTAGCGGGTCTCCGGGCCTTGACTGAGGACTCTGTGTTATCCAGAGACAGGGTGACTGGCCAAGAAGACTGGTCGTGGTTTAATGTCCTCACAGCCACGGGTTTCTTCATGTTTGAGAATGTAGCACTTCACACCTCCAGTATGGTGTTTTGGTCATTCGACCTCCCACTGGCGACACACCATTTCTTCGCCCTGTCAGGGTATGCAGGGGCGGTGGTGTGGGATTCCCTGGGCCACTTCCTGCCCATGGTTACGCTGTTGCTGGAGATGAGCACACCATTTACTTGTATATCCTGGATGTTACTGAAG GCTGGCTGGGCACGCACCCTGATCTGGAGAGCCAACCAGTGGGTGATGATCCACATGTTCCACTGTCGGATGGTGCTCACCTACTACATGTGGTGGGTCACCTTGACCCACTGGGGGGAGATTAGCACACACGTGCCCCTGCCCCAGCGCTTACTCTTCTTCACTGGCCTTGCTCTGCTCACAGTTATCATCAACCCCATCTGGACTCACAAGAAGACCATGCAGCTGCTCAACCCTGTGGACTGGAATTTTGGCAGCAAACCGGCTCCCCTAAACGGTGCCGTGGAAGGCCAGTCTGTCAAACCTCATGGGAACTGA